The following are from one region of the Hyla sarda isolate aHylSar1 chromosome 6, aHylSar1.hap1, whole genome shotgun sequence genome:
- the LOC130277458 gene encoding olfactory receptor 478-like, translating into MKNQTLISNVLLMSLSENQNITYVLFVVFLLVYLMTFLTNFVIIFLVITCSHLHTPMYFFLGNLAFLDMSYSSVTSPRMLFDLSTKNWTISLPGCIVQMFFVIYFGSSEVFLLSSMSYDRYIAICNPLYYSQIMSWGKCTQLVLLVWSSALIAPIIFTLCLRRLTFCGPNFIQNFFCDLPHLFQISCTDTFINVLVLIIVGGVLCIIAFVATFYSYVRIFRTVLKIRTNDGKRKAFSTCTSHLTVVVTFYASITFIYFVPNTSYFLTLNKVVTVLYTIITPLLNPLVYSLRSKDLKAALQRTLHVHMLIPETITRRCT; encoded by the coding sequence ATGAAGAACCAAACATTGATCTCCAATGTTCTTCTAATGAGTCTGTCGGAAAATCAAAACATCACCTATGTTCTCTTTGTTGTCTTCCTTCTTGTCTACCTGATGACCTTCTTGACCAATTTTGTTATTATCTTTCTAGTTATTACTTGTTCTCATCTTCATACACCCATGTATTTCTTTCTTGGGAACTTAGCATTCTTAGATATGTCATACTCATCTGTTACTTCCCCAAGGATGCTCTTTGACCTCTCCACCAAAAATTGGACAATCTCCCTCCCAGGCTGCATAGTCCAAATGTTCTTTGTGATCTATTTTGGGAGTTCTGAGGTTTTCTTATTGTCTTCCATGTCTTATGACAGATATATAGCCATCTGTAACCCTCTTTATTACTCTCAGATCATGTCTTGGGGCAAATGCACTCAGTTGGTGTTATTGGTTTGGTCATCTGCTCTCATTGCCCCCATCATTTTTACCTTATGTTTAAGAAGGTTGACATTCTGTGGTCCTAATTTCATTCAAAATTTCTTTTGTGACCTGCCCCATTTGTTCCAGATCTCTTGTACTGATACTTTCATCAATGTTCTAGTCTTAATAATTGTAGGTGGTGTTCTTTGCATCATAGCCTTTGTTGCCACATTTTACTCATATGTCAGGATTTTTCGCACAGTGCTCAAAATTCGCACAAATGATGGAAAACGTAAAGCTTTCTCTACTTGTACGTCTCATctgactgtggttgtgacattttATGCATCAATAACTTTTATCTACTTTGTTCCTAACACAAGTTATTTTCTTACATTGAACAAAGTGGTGACAGTGCTATATACAATAATCACCCCCTTACTCAACCCCTTAGTCTATAGTCTAAGGAGCAAAGACCTGAAGGCTGCACTGCAGAGAACCTTACATGTACACATGCTGATTCCAGAGACCATCACAAGAAGATGCACATGA